In a genomic window of Microbacterium amylolyticum:
- a CDS encoding carbohydrate ABC transporter permease yields MTATALITTGAPAPRRRITRRGWQTVIWMIALIAITCVVIYPLIWLFMSTFKPNPEFGQNPGLLPWNPTVANYIKVADGIGGVPMWRFFANSLILAVAAVIGTVASSALAAYGFARIRFKGVGILFTAMIGTLLLPFHVVIIPQYIWFNQLGFVDTFVPLILPKFLATEAFFVFLCVQFIRSIPRDMDEAARIDGAGHGRIFFSIILPLVKPALITCAIFAFIWSWNDFLGPLLYLNSPDNYPLPIALRLYNDQTSTSDYGATVTASFVALVPVLLFFIVFQRFLVDGVATQGLKG; encoded by the coding sequence ATGACCGCCACCGCCCTCATCACCACGGGCGCGCCCGCCCCGCGACGCCGCATCACCCGCCGCGGATGGCAGACGGTGATCTGGATGATCGCCCTGATCGCGATCACCTGCGTCGTCATCTATCCGCTGATCTGGCTGTTCATGTCCACGTTCAAGCCGAACCCCGAGTTCGGCCAGAACCCCGGACTGCTGCCGTGGAATCCCACCGTTGCGAACTACATCAAGGTTGCCGACGGCATCGGCGGTGTGCCCATGTGGCGCTTCTTCGCCAACTCGCTGATCCTCGCCGTCGCGGCCGTGATCGGAACCGTTGCGTCCTCGGCCCTCGCGGCCTACGGCTTCGCGCGCATCCGCTTCAAGGGCGTTGGCATTCTGTTCACGGCCATGATCGGCACATTGCTGCTGCCGTTCCACGTGGTGATCATTCCCCAGTACATCTGGTTCAACCAGCTGGGCTTCGTCGACACCTTCGTGCCGCTGATCCTGCCGAAGTTCCTCGCCACCGAGGCGTTCTTCGTGTTCCTGTGCGTGCAGTTCATCCGCAGCATCCCCCGCGACATGGACGAGGCCGCTCGCATCGACGGCGCCGGCCACGGACGGATCTTCTTCTCGATCATCCTGCCGCTAGTCAAGCCCGCCCTGATCACCTGCGCGATCTTCGCCTTCATCTGGTCATGGAACGACTTCCTCGGCCCACTGCTGTATTTGAACAGCCCCGACAATTACCCGCTCCCCATCGCCCTCCGGCTCTACAACGACCAAACGTCGACCAGTGACTACGGCGCAACCGTGACGGCATCGTTCGTTGCCCTGGTACCCGTTTTGCTGTTCTTCATCGTGTTCCAGCGCTTCCTCGTCGACGGCGTTGCCACACAGGGCCTGAAGGGCTGA
- a CDS encoding DUF993 family protein: MADTLALLDAAGKVTPAPLNEAPAFTKPAAGLRSRVAYAAAHVTPIAWADNTPGQPADIDWDETLGFRRAVYSWGLGVADAMDTAQRNMGLDPAAVRELIARSAQVAREEGGSVAVGVNTDHIDDEMISLQQIIDGYTYQLHHAEEQGAVPVLMASRHLARVAQSPADYLHVYRTVLDQATTPIVLHWLGTAFDPQLAGYFGWPDWQGASDVLLEIIHHAPAKIAGVKMSLLDAASEVSVRERLPEGVRMFTGDDFNYVGLIGGADVPQAAQPARSADTSRTHSDALLGAFAAITPVASAAIQALDAGDADRYYELLKPTEALSRQVFAAPTFYYKTGVAFLAWLNGHQTAFQMVGGLHSARSLPHLSEIVRLANAAHALEKPDLAAERWHSLLRLNGVDA, from the coding sequence ATGGCAGACACACTCGCACTGCTCGACGCCGCGGGCAAGGTCACCCCGGCACCGCTGAACGAGGCGCCCGCGTTCACGAAGCCCGCAGCGGGTCTGCGTTCGCGCGTCGCCTACGCGGCCGCGCACGTCACGCCCATCGCCTGGGCGGACAACACCCCCGGTCAGCCCGCCGACATCGACTGGGATGAGACGCTCGGCTTCCGCCGCGCGGTGTACTCCTGGGGGCTCGGCGTGGCCGACGCCATGGACACGGCACAGCGCAACATGGGCCTCGACCCTGCCGCTGTGCGCGAGCTGATCGCCCGGAGCGCTCAGGTAGCTCGGGAAGAGGGCGGTTCCGTCGCGGTCGGCGTCAACACCGACCACATCGACGACGAGATGATCTCGCTACAGCAGATCATCGATGGCTACACGTATCAGCTGCACCACGCCGAAGAACAGGGCGCCGTTCCTGTTCTCATGGCCAGCCGGCACCTCGCGCGCGTTGCGCAGTCGCCGGCGGACTACCTTCACGTGTACCGAACCGTTCTCGACCAGGCGACAACTCCCATCGTCCTGCACTGGTTGGGAACCGCCTTCGACCCGCAGCTTGCCGGGTACTTCGGGTGGCCCGATTGGCAGGGTGCGTCGGACGTTCTTCTGGAGATCATCCACCACGCCCCGGCCAAGATCGCCGGCGTCAAGATGAGCCTGCTCGACGCCGCCAGCGAGGTATCCGTTCGCGAACGTCTCCCCGAGGGCGTGCGCATGTTCACGGGCGACGACTTCAACTATGTTGGCCTCATCGGCGGCGCCGACGTTCCGCAGGCAGCCCAGCCGGCGCGGTCCGCCGACACCAGCCGCACCCACTCAGACGCGCTGCTCGGCGCGTTCGCCGCGATCACGCCCGTCGCCTCCGCGGCGATCCAGGCGCTCGACGCGGGCGACGCCGATCGGTACTACGAGTTGTTGAAACCCACGGAAGCCCTCAGCCGGCAGGTATTCGCGGCGCCGACGTTCTACTACAAAACTGGCGTCGCCTTTCTCGCCTGGCTCAACGGACACCAGACGGCATTCCAGATGGTGGGCGGCCTGCACTCCGCGCGCAGCCTGCCGCACCTCAGCGAGATCGTGCGCCTCGCCAATGCGGCGCACGCGCTCGAAAAGCCCGACCTGGCGGCGGAACGCTGGCACAGCCTGCTCCGCCTGAACGGAGTGGACGCATGA
- a CDS encoding LacI family DNA-binding transcriptional regulator encodes MTDTPASRAATLHDVAREAGVSLATASRVLNGSARKVADSYRERVEAAAAKLGYSANMSAQATARGTSATLALLVADIADPYFSQIAAGVARAADEERLIMTIGITEREAERETRLVRALRGQRPRGIVLAASRSARHHSPALTDVLRDIEAAGGTVVSIGAPADGMQTRTLTLDNFGSTRELGQALSGIGYRNAILIGAAEGLVTSDERLAGFQEGFVASGGNAPLIVRGGFSRDSGYTAMASALEQGVHPGTLVFGITDVVAFGAMSAVRAAGLEVGTDIAIAGFGDIDSGRDIVPGLTTVHAPLEKLGEEAVRAVVAETWTPPAPLAAQVILRDSTPPVDAA; translated from the coding sequence ATGACCGACACTCCCGCCTCGCGCGCGGCGACGCTCCACGACGTCGCACGCGAGGCGGGAGTGTCGCTTGCCACCGCATCGCGCGTTCTCAACGGCTCCGCGCGAAAAGTCGCCGACTCCTACCGAGAACGCGTCGAAGCGGCCGCCGCAAAGCTCGGCTACTCCGCGAACATGTCCGCTCAGGCAACGGCGCGCGGCACCTCCGCAACCCTCGCGCTGCTGGTCGCCGATATCGCCGACCCCTACTTCTCGCAGATCGCCGCCGGTGTCGCCCGCGCGGCAGACGAAGAGCGGCTGATCATGACGATCGGCATCACCGAACGCGAAGCCGAACGTGAAACGCGACTCGTGCGAGCACTGCGCGGGCAGCGCCCCCGCGGCATCGTCCTCGCCGCCTCCCGTTCGGCGCGCCACCACAGCCCCGCCCTGACCGATGTGCTGCGCGACATCGAAGCGGCCGGCGGAACCGTCGTGTCGATCGGCGCGCCCGCTGACGGCATGCAGACGCGCACACTCACCCTCGACAACTTCGGCAGCACACGAGAACTGGGACAAGCGCTGTCCGGCATCGGCTACCGCAACGCGATCCTCATCGGAGCAGCAGAAGGGCTCGTCACCAGCGACGAGCGCCTGGCGGGCTTCCAGGAAGGCTTCGTCGCGTCCGGAGGTAACGCCCCGCTCATCGTCCGCGGCGGATTCTCCCGCGACAGCGGGTACACCGCCATGGCGTCGGCGCTCGAACAGGGCGTGCACCCGGGAACTCTCGTGTTCGGCATCACCGACGTCGTCGCCTTCGGCGCCATGTCCGCTGTCCGCGCCGCCGGCCTCGAGGTGGGAACCGACATCGCGATCGCCGGTTTCGGCGACATCGACTCGGGCCGCGACATCGTTCCCGGCCTCACCACGGTTCACGCGCCCCTCGAAAAACTCGGCGAAGAGGCCGTGCGCGCCGTCGTCGCCGAGACGTGGACACCGCCCGCCCCACTCGCCGCCCAGGTGATCCTCCGCGACAGCACCCCGCCCGTCGACGCGGCGTGA
- a CDS encoding beta-galactosidase produces the protein MLYGADYNPDQWPEEVWEEDVRLMREAGVTTVSLGIFSWSRIQPSPDVWDFAWLDRIIDLLHAGGVAVNLATATASVPPWVTVHHPDVLAADESGAPYWHGSRQHHSPASPTYRRLASELVRRLAERYGEHPGVVMWHVDNELGCHLNADYSDAARDAFRRWLAGRYGSVDALNEAWGTAFWSQRYGSLDEVFPPRNAPFIRNPSQVLDYKRFMSDMWLEVYLEQKQIIRAAGAAQPISTNMMGAFPPADYASWAPHIDIVTDDCYPDPLDPHRPATTAFQRDLVRSLKRGTPWILMEQATDAVNWRPTNPSKNDGQLAAETAQSIGRGANGIMFFQWRQSRAGAEKFHSAMLPQAGTRTRTWREAVELGETLAALPDLPDPGDDARVALLFDWENWWAVEGDGHPATLDYLGLVRDWHAALMRRGVMVDVVRPEDVDDRYRLAIAPFMYLLREEGAAALTRFVQQGGVLAAGPFTDIVDDNDRFRPGGFLTQLGPVLGVTFEDFRPIVPPARDHVAERAGETGAAASGASDERSFARFDGSLSGAGSFVAEAIWADHAEVVATFTTGPSSGRPAVTRHDHRDGSAWYLATHPTPESFDAVVGALLDAAGIHGEIAEVPAGVEVARRGDLLTIINHGETPAQVTAPGTVLDSGEPFGTRTLTPQEFAFVLAPR, from the coding sequence GTGCTGTACGGCGCCGATTACAACCCTGACCAGTGGCCGGAAGAGGTGTGGGAGGAGGATGTTCGCCTCATGCGCGAGGCGGGCGTCACCACCGTCAGCCTGGGCATCTTCTCGTGGTCGCGCATTCAGCCCTCCCCGGATGTGTGGGACTTCGCGTGGCTCGACCGCATCATCGACCTGCTGCACGCCGGGGGCGTCGCGGTTAACCTCGCCACAGCGACGGCCTCGGTTCCGCCGTGGGTCACGGTTCACCACCCCGACGTTCTCGCCGCCGACGAATCGGGCGCACCGTACTGGCATGGTTCGCGGCAGCACCACTCGCCGGCTTCGCCCACCTATCGCCGCCTCGCATCCGAACTGGTCCGACGGCTCGCCGAGCGATACGGCGAACACCCCGGCGTTGTCATGTGGCACGTGGACAACGAGCTCGGCTGCCACCTGAACGCCGACTACTCCGATGCCGCACGCGATGCGTTCCGGCGCTGGCTCGCCGGTCGATACGGGTCGGTGGATGCGCTCAACGAGGCCTGGGGAACAGCCTTTTGGTCGCAACGCTACGGATCGCTCGACGAGGTGTTTCCCCCGCGCAACGCCCCCTTCATCCGCAACCCTTCCCAGGTGCTCGACTACAAGCGCTTCATGAGCGATATGTGGCTCGAGGTGTACCTGGAGCAGAAGCAGATCATTCGCGCGGCCGGTGCCGCGCAGCCCATCTCGACGAACATGATGGGGGCGTTCCCTCCCGCAGACTATGCATCGTGGGCGCCGCACATCGACATCGTTACCGATGACTGCTACCCCGATCCTCTCGACCCGCACCGCCCCGCCACGACCGCGTTCCAGCGCGACCTCGTGCGCTCCCTCAAGCGGGGAACTCCCTGGATCCTCATGGAGCAGGCGACCGACGCGGTCAACTGGCGGCCGACCAATCCGTCGAAAAACGACGGGCAGCTTGCCGCGGAAACGGCGCAGTCCATCGGACGCGGCGCGAACGGCATCATGTTCTTCCAGTGGCGTCAGTCGCGGGCGGGCGCTGAGAAATTCCACTCGGCGATGCTGCCGCAGGCCGGAACCCGCACACGCACCTGGCGTGAAGCGGTCGAGCTGGGTGAGACGCTCGCCGCCCTGCCCGATCTGCCCGATCCCGGCGACGACGCCCGCGTTGCCCTGTTGTTCGACTGGGAGAACTGGTGGGCGGTGGAGGGCGACGGACACCCCGCAACGCTCGACTACCTCGGCCTGGTGCGCGACTGGCACGCGGCGCTCATGCGCCGCGGCGTCATGGTCGACGTCGTGCGCCCCGAGGACGTCGACGACCGCTACCGCCTGGCGATCGCCCCGTTCATGTACCTGTTGCGCGAAGAGGGCGCCGCAGCGCTCACTCGTTTTGTCCAGCAGGGCGGCGTTCTGGCGGCGGGGCCGTTCACCGACATCGTCGACGACAACGACCGCTTCCGTCCCGGCGGTTTTCTGACCCAGCTCGGCCCCGTTCTCGGCGTCACCTTCGAGGACTTCCGCCCGATCGTCCCTCCCGCGCGCGACCACGTTGCCGAGCGCGCCGGAGAGACCGGCGCGGCCGCATCGGGTGCGTCCGACGAGAGGTCATTCGCGCGGTTTGATGGCTCACTCAGCGGTGCCGGATCCTTCGTCGCCGAGGCGATCTGGGCGGACCACGCCGAGGTTGTCGCCACCTTTACAACGGGTCCCAGCTCCGGGCGCCCTGCCGTCACGCGCCACGATCACAGAGACGGTTCCGCGTGGTACCTGGCCACGCACCCCACGCCCGAATCCTTCGATGCCGTTGTCGGCGCGCTGCTCGATGCGGCGGGCATTCACGGCGAGATCGCCGAGGTCCCCGCGGGCGTCGAGGTGGCCAGGCGTGGGGATCTGCTGACGATCATCAACCACGGCGAGACACCGGCGCAGGTGACGGCCCCGGGAACGGTCCTCGACAGCGGCGAGCCGTTCGGCACGCGCACCCTCACCCCGCAGGAGTTTGCCTTCGTCCTCGCGCCGCGGTGA
- a CDS encoding carbohydrate ABC transporter permease, with protein sequence MTATDTRTAVTRGSLRRPALSAPPVRSELKKRSLREMLAGYAFLTPWLIGFIGLTVGPMAYSLYLSFTSYNLFSPPRWIGLGNYIRMFTDDPVFIQSATITLTYVIVGTPIKLAAALSVALLLNYRDRGAAFFRSAFYAPSLIGASVSVAIVWRAMFNTDGPVDNALSTVGINLGGWVGNVSLVVPMMILLAVWQFGGAMVIFLAGLKQVPKELYEAAEVDGAGAIRRFRAVTIPMLSPVIFFNLVLELIGAFQVFASAYIISNGTGGPAGMTNFITLYLYKRGFQDSQMGYAAALGWVVMAVVAVLAVILFRTQKSWVHYAGEDR encoded by the coding sequence ATGACCGCGACAGATACGAGAACGGCGGTGACCCGCGGGTCGCTCCGGCGACCAGCCTTATCGGCTCCGCCCGTGCGAAGCGAGCTGAAGAAGAGGTCGCTGCGCGAAATGCTCGCGGGCTACGCCTTCCTCACCCCGTGGCTGATCGGCTTCATCGGCCTCACCGTTGGCCCGATGGCGTACTCGCTGTACCTGTCGTTCACGTCCTACAACCTGTTTTCCCCTCCTCGCTGGATCGGGCTGGGTAACTACATCCGGATGTTCACGGACGACCCCGTGTTCATCCAGTCGGCCACGATCACCCTCACCTATGTGATCGTCGGAACACCCATCAAGCTCGCCGCCGCTCTCTCGGTGGCTCTGCTGCTGAACTATCGCGACCGCGGCGCCGCATTCTTCCGCTCCGCCTTCTACGCTCCCAGCCTGATCGGCGCATCCGTTTCGGTCGCCATCGTCTGGCGTGCCATGTTCAACACCGACGGCCCCGTTGACAACGCTCTCTCGACCGTCGGCATCAACCTCGGCGGCTGGGTCGGTAACGTCAGCCTCGTCGTTCCCATGATGATCCTGCTCGCCGTCTGGCAGTTCGGCGGCGCCATGGTGATCTTTCTCGCCGGCCTGAAGCAGGTCCCCAAGGAGCTCTACGAAGCCGCTGAGGTCGACGGTGCGGGAGCAATCCGCCGCTTCCGCGCGGTGACGATCCCCATGCTCTCCCCGGTTATCTTCTTCAACCTCGTCCTCGAACTGATCGGTGCTTTCCAGGTGTTCGCCTCGGCGTACATCATCTCGAACGGAACGGGTGGCCCCGCCGGTATGACCAACTTCATCACCCTGTACCTCTACAAGCGCGGATTCCAGGACAGCCAGATGGGCTACGCCGCGGCGCTCGGCTGGGTCGTGATGGCCGTTGTGGCCGTGCTCGCCGTAATCCTGTTCCGCACCCAGAAGTCTTGGGTTCACTACGCGGGAGAAGACCGATGA
- a CDS encoding TetR/AcrR family transcriptional regulator, whose translation MSSPSRPRRRDAVANREALLEAAARVFRTSPNASLDAIAHEAGLTRRAVYGHFASRDEMLAVLVDRGAARISAAVQGVRDDDPALHIARIGAAVWQEIAHVKLVARMIVRSPLDRTAARGLELIRRSLRDGVTRGAQDGSLRRDADPEVIARLIESSALAVLDTVVTRDIPDDEAQRLVITTALGIAGLSWRDADAAIRKVA comes from the coding sequence ATGAGCTCCCCTTCACGTCCGCGCCGCCGAGACGCCGTCGCCAATCGCGAGGCACTGCTTGAAGCGGCGGCACGCGTCTTCCGGACCTCACCCAACGCCTCGCTCGACGCCATCGCGCACGAGGCGGGGCTTACGCGCCGCGCCGTATACGGCCACTTCGCCTCGCGCGATGAGATGCTCGCCGTTCTTGTGGACCGCGGCGCCGCCCGCATCTCCGCGGCCGTGCAGGGAGTCCGCGACGACGATCCCGCCCTGCACATCGCCCGCATCGGCGCAGCCGTGTGGCAAGAGATCGCGCATGTGAAGCTCGTGGCCAGGATGATCGTCCGCAGCCCGCTCGATCGCACGGCGGCTCGCGGCCTAGAACTGATTCGCCGGTCCCTTCGCGACGGGGTCACCCGCGGCGCCCAGGACGGATCGCTTCGCAGGGACGCTGATCCCGAGGTGATCGCACGGCTCATCGAATCCTCGGCTCTGGCCGTTCTCGACACCGTCGTCACCCGCGATATCCCCGATGACGAAGCTCAGCGCCTGGTGATCACCACCGCGCTCGGCATCGCCGGCCTCTCGTGGCGGGACGCCGACGCCGCCATCAGGAAGGTCGCATGA
- a CDS encoding YhgE/Pip domain-containing protein, with the protein MKTIALIRTELRRLTSSPMAILALVALMMIPVLYSGLYLWGNDDPYGNLDDVPAALVIEDTGATDDDGEHVNYGETVRDNLLDDGTLDWQVTTSDTAAVGLKTGEYDFIVTLGPDFSTNLTSIADDDPTRAVVELTTNDSNSYIARTIADKVTDSVRQSLTQEVGETAARTLLDGLATVRSGLVDAASGADQLAEGATSAHTGATTLADGTGSAADGGRDLANGLVTLNSSAAELPGQISQLNDGAHQVADGNAQLAQAVTPAAERVGQAIDALPTEDDMRARLTEQGFSEEEIAAIVGVVSPGREELTNANTQVQEAASAVQQLADGSRQVAEGTQRLSDGIPALTDGIASAARGANDLSGGLDQLRDGSNDLANGLGELESGSAELASGLSDAVSDIPDQSEEERGTAAAMMSDPVTVSSSAFTEASSYGAGMAPFFISLAGWIGIYALFLIVKPYSQRAVTALRRPLPITLGAWATPALLGALQMAAVFSVLSFGLGYEIAMPGPMLAFMVLTSVTFAAIILCLNVLLGSVGQFLGLVMMVLQLVTAGGTFPWQTLPAPLRTLHQVLPMSHSVDGMRQLMYGGDMARAWADVWSLMAWLIGALIVAFVVLARMTRQRTLRDLRPSLIG; encoded by the coding sequence ATGAAAACCATCGCCCTCATTCGCACCGAACTGCGGCGCCTGACATCGTCTCCGATGGCGATTCTCGCGCTCGTCGCCCTGATGATGATCCCCGTTTTGTACTCGGGCCTGTACCTGTGGGGCAATGACGACCCCTACGGAAACCTCGATGACGTTCCGGCCGCCCTCGTGATCGAAGACACGGGAGCGACGGATGACGACGGCGAACACGTCAACTACGGCGAAACCGTCCGAGACAACCTGCTCGACGACGGCACGCTCGATTGGCAGGTCACAACGTCCGACACCGCGGCGGTTGGCCTGAAAACCGGCGAATACGACTTCATCGTCACCCTGGGACCCGACTTTTCGACGAACCTGACCTCGATCGCCGATGACGATCCGACGCGCGCCGTCGTCGAGCTCACAACGAACGACTCCAACAGTTACATCGCTCGCACCATTGCCGACAAGGTCACCGATTCCGTGCGCCAGAGCCTGACGCAGGAGGTGGGAGAAACGGCGGCTCGCACACTGCTCGACGGGCTGGCAACGGTTCGCTCCGGCCTGGTCGACGCCGCCTCAGGCGCCGACCAGCTCGCGGAGGGCGCCACATCCGCGCACACCGGCGCAACCACACTCGCCGATGGCACGGGCAGCGCCGCCGACGGCGGGCGCGATCTCGCGAACGGACTTGTCACCCTCAACTCTTCTGCCGCGGAGCTTCCCGGCCAGATCTCGCAGCTCAACGATGGCGCCCACCAGGTCGCCGATGGAAACGCGCAGCTCGCTCAGGCCGTCACGCCCGCGGCGGAACGTGTGGGGCAGGCCATCGACGCTCTCCCCACGGAAGACGATATGCGCGCGCGCCTGACGGAACAGGGCTTCAGTGAGGAAGAGATCGCCGCGATTGTCGGCGTTGTCTCCCCCGGGCGCGAAGAGCTGACGAACGCGAACACGCAGGTACAGGAGGCGGCGAGCGCCGTGCAACAACTGGCGGATGGCTCCCGCCAGGTGGCGGAGGGAACGCAGCGCCTCTCCGACGGGATCCCCGCTCTGACCGACGGAATCGCCAGCGCCGCGCGCGGCGCAAACGACCTCTCGGGCGGACTCGACCAGTTGCGTGATGGGTCGAACGACCTGGCGAATGGGCTCGGTGAGCTCGAGAGCGGATCGGCGGAGCTGGCTTCCGGGCTGTCCGATGCCGTTTCCGACATTCCCGATCAGTCAGAAGAAGAGCGTGGGACCGCCGCGGCGATGATGTCCGATCCCGTCACGGTGTCGAGTTCTGCCTTCACGGAGGCGTCCTCCTATGGCGCCGGGATGGCACCGTTCTTCATCAGCCTTGCGGGATGGATCGGCATCTACGCCCTCTTCCTCATCGTTAAGCCATACTCCCAGCGGGCCGTGACGGCGCTACGCCGTCCCCTGCCGATCACGCTGGGCGCATGGGCAACGCCCGCCCTGCTCGGCGCCCTGCAAATGGCGGCCGTGTTCAGCGTGCTGTCGTTCGGGCTGGGATACGAGATCGCGATGCCGGGCCCGATGCTCGCCTTCATGGTTCTGACGTCCGTCACCTTCGCCGCGATCATCCTGTGTTTGAACGTTCTGCTCGGCAGCGTTGGTCAGTTCCTCGGCCTGGTGATGATGGTGTTGCAGCTGGTGACCGCTGGCGGCACGTTCCCCTGGCAGACGCTTCCCGCGCCGCTACGCACCCTGCACCAGGTGCTGCCGATGAGTCATTCCGTGGACGGCATGCGCCAGCTGATGTACGGCGGTGACATGGCGCGTGCCTGGGCGGATGTGTGGTCGCTGATGGCATGGCTGATCGGGGCGCTCATCGTGGCGTTTGTGGTGCTCGCGCGGATGACGCGGCAGCGCACCCTGCGGGATCTGCGGCCGTCGTTGATCGGCTGA
- a CDS encoding sugar phosphate isomerase/epimerase family protein, with translation MTTPHPRLSINQATIKYTTVAQAIDVVSAAGIQSIGLWREQVQEAGLNESVKMIADSGLRYSTHCRGGWFTAEPGPARQAALNDNRVAIDETAALAAAGAAGSKAALVIVVGGLPEGSRDIVGARERVRDAVATLAPHAEANGVQLALEPLHPMYCSDRAVLSTLDQALDIAADFAPEVVGVTVDTFHLWWDPDVFDKVARAGREGRIASYQVCDWKTPLAADVLLSRHYPGDGVIDFAAFTKAVEATGYTGDVEVELLSQEIWDTDPAEAVRRTIDGFERAVAPFLSNTPVS, from the coding sequence ATGACAACCCCGCACCCCCGCCTATCGATCAATCAGGCGACCATCAAGTACACAACGGTGGCGCAGGCGATCGATGTCGTCAGCGCCGCCGGAATCCAGTCGATCGGGCTGTGGCGCGAGCAGGTACAGGAGGCTGGCCTGAACGAATCGGTCAAGATGATCGCCGACTCGGGCCTGCGCTATTCGACACACTGCCGCGGTGGCTGGTTCACGGCCGAGCCCGGACCCGCGCGCCAGGCGGCGCTCAACGACAACCGCGTGGCCATCGACGAAACAGCCGCGCTGGCAGCCGCCGGAGCAGCCGGATCGAAGGCGGCCCTTGTGATCGTCGTCGGCGGTCTGCCCGAGGGATCGCGCGATATCGTCGGCGCCCGCGAGCGCGTGCGGGATGCCGTTGCCACGCTCGCCCCGCACGCCGAGGCCAACGGTGTGCAGCTGGCGCTCGAGCCTCTGCACCCGATGTACTGCTCGGACCGGGCAGTGCTCTCCACGCTCGATCAGGCGCTCGACATCGCGGCGGACTTCGCCCCCGAGGTCGTCGGCGTCACGGTCGACACCTTCCACCTGTGGTGGGACCCGGACGTGTTCGACAAGGTCGCGCGCGCCGGCCGTGAGGGCCGTATCGCCTCGTACCAGGTGTGTGACTGGAAAACACCGCTCGCGGCTGACGTGCTGCTCTCGCGTCACTACCCGGGCGACGGCGTCATCGACTTCGCCGCCTTCACGAAGGCCGTCGAGGCCACGGGGTACACCGGTGATGTCGAGGTCGAACTGCTGAGCCAGGAGATCTGGGACACCGACCCCGCCGAGGCCGTTCGCCGTACGATCGATGGCTTCGAGCGAGCCGTAGCACCGTTCCTCAGCAACACGCCAGTATCCTGA
- a CDS encoding Gfo/Idh/MocA family protein, whose product MNGASGRMGYRQHLVRSILAIRDEGGFELPDGTKVTVRPLLVGRSEAKLAEIAKRHGIEDYTTDLDAALADPKWEIYGDFLVTKARSSALRKAIAAGKTIYTEKPTAESLEESLEIAKLAKDAGVKAGVVHDKLYLPGLQKLKRLIDSGFFGRILSVRGEFGYWVFEGDWQPAQRPSWNYRSEDGGGIIVDMFPHWNYVLENLFGSVESVYAKTATHIPERWDENGEKYTATADDAAYGVFELEGGAIAQINSSWTTRVNRDELVEFHVDGTLGSAVVGLFGAKVQPRIATPKPVWNPDLEDTIDYDATWQDVPTNDVFLNGFRQQWQEFLTSYVTGTDYEYDLLAGARGVQLAEAGLESDRTGSKVSLPKLALD is encoded by the coding sequence ATGAACGGCGCCTCCGGGCGCATGGGCTACCGCCAGCACCTGGTGCGGTCCATTCTGGCCATCCGCGACGAGGGCGGCTTCGAGCTCCCCGACGGCACCAAGGTGACCGTGCGTCCCCTCCTCGTCGGCCGCAGCGAGGCGAAGCTCGCCGAGATCGCGAAGCGCCACGGCATCGAGGACTACACCACCGACCTCGACGCAGCGCTCGCCGACCCCAAGTGGGAAATCTACGGCGACTTCCTCGTCACGAAGGCCCGCTCCTCCGCCCTGCGCAAGGCCATCGCCGCAGGCAAGACGATCTACACCGAAAAGCCCACGGCCGAGTCGCTCGAGGAATCCCTCGAAATCGCGAAGCTGGCCAAGGACGCCGGCGTCAAGGCCGGAGTCGTTCACGACAAGCTCTACCTGCCGGGCCTCCAGAAGCTCAAGCGCCTGATCGACTCCGGGTTCTTCGGCCGCATCCTCTCCGTGCGCGGCGAATTCGGCTACTGGGTGTTCGAGGGCGACTGGCAGCCCGCCCAGCGCCCCAGCTGGAACTACCGCTCGGAAGACGGCGGCGGCATCATCGTCGACATGTTCCCCCACTGGAACTACGTCCTCGAGAACCTCTTCGGATCAGTCGAGAGCGTCTATGCCAAGACGGCAACCCACATCCCCGAGCGCTGGGATGAGAACGGCGAGAAGTACACCGCAACAGCCGACGACGCCGCCTACGGTGTTTTCGAGCTCGAGGGCGGTGCGATCGCGCAGATCAACTCCAGCTGGACCACCCGCGTCAACCGCGATGAGCTCGTCGAGTTCCACGTGGACGGCACGCTCGGCTCGGCCGTCGTCGGACTGTTCGGCGCCAAGGTGCAGCCCCGCATCGCCACGCCCAAGCCGGTGTGGAACCCCGACCTCGAAGACACGATCGACTACGACGCCACCTGGCAGGACGTGCCCACCAACGACGTGTTCCTCAACGGCTTCCGCCAGCAGTGGCAGGAATTCCTCACCAGCTACGTCACCGGAACCGACTACGAATACGACCTGCTGGCCGGTGCCCGCGGCGTGCAGCTGGCCGAAGCGGGCCTCGAGTCGGACCGCACGGGCAGCAAGGTGTCCCTGCCGAAGCTCGCCCTGGACTGA